The Chiloscyllium plagiosum isolate BGI_BamShark_2017 chromosome 4, ASM401019v2, whole genome shotgun sequence region GTTTCACCATGTTTGCTGCTTTGCTCTCCTTCTGTCCCGTAGACTCTGACAGCCACCAGCAGACTGAAGCACAGCTACCCATGACTACCTGCAGGTAtaacaggtaattaggaatgcaaattaaatgttctcctttattgctaaagggattgagtttaaaggcagggagattatgttgcagctgcatagggtattggtgaggccacacctaaagtactgcatacagttttggtctccttacttaagaaaggatgtgctggcactcatacaacagcaggttatagtccaacaatttcatttggaagtactagctttcagagcaatgatccttcatcaggtaaccagtggggcaggatcagaagacactgaatttatagcaaaagatcacagtgtcatgcaattaaaatgatatattgaacaaacctagattgctgttaagtcattcatcttttagaatgggttgcaggttttggttcattaatatgtcaatctcagaacttcttttaaatcacattctaaAGATTATTTAccgttttataaaaaaaggtaacatttcagctcagataatgtattaaaggtgtgaggttagagtctgtctctatcccaagcttgagtcagactggttctatttccaaagtaggaatttataaactgTTATGTGGATCGACTGCCTTCAGGttatgtgctttttgagcaaaaatagaatgtatcttcaattgcaattctgcaaatgcaaatgcaaatttgCAAGTAGGCCTGAaagttctgaaagctagtacttccaaataaatctgctggactataacctggtgttgtgtgatttttaactttgtccaccccagtccaacactagcaccttcacatcatggcatgagaaggggtgcagaggaggttcactgggttgattctggagttgagggggttggcttctgaggagacactgagtagactgggattatattcattgcaattttgaagaatgaagagggatcttatagaaacatataaaattatgaagagaatagataaaatagacatagagaggatgtttccactggcaggtgaaactaggacaagagggcatagcctcaaaattaggaggaCCAGACTTAGGACTGAAtcaagaaggaacttcttcacccagagggttgtgaatctgtggaattccctgcccagcgaAGTAGTTGATGcgacttcagtaaatgtttttaaagctaagatagattattttttgaacaataaaggaatttaaGAGTTACGGTGAGAGtgtgggtgagtggagctgaggccatgaaaagatcagccataatcttatcgaatggtggagcaggcttgaagggccagatggcctactcctgctcctagttcttatgtaccTTTCTCAGAACTCATTCCAAATGGTGTGAGACAAGGCATTCCATTGGACAAgagcttgcatttttatagcacctttcaccACCTCCTTATCTGCCAGATCCTTTCACAGACAATGCAGCCCTTCTAAGATGTGATCACTATTGTAAAGTAAGAAGAGTATCAGTCAATCTGATCACAGAAAAGTCTCACAAGAAGTACTACGTTAATGACCAGATAAGCTGTTTTAATGATgatggttgaggaataaatattgatttgGATACAAAGGAGAATTGACTTGCTCTTCATCAAAATGGTACCATTGGATTTTTTACATGTATTAGAGAGGGCAACCAGGACCTCTGCTTAACATCTGATCATTGAAGATAGCACCTAGAACATTGTAACCATTTTTCAGTGCTCTACAGTGTGGATCAGGTCCGCACTGACACTCAacatgatggttggaggaagagcacctcatcttccgcctaggaaccctccaaccacaagggatgaactcggatttcaccagtttcctcagatAGCACCTAGAACATTGTAACCATTTTTCAGTACTCTACAGTGTGGATCAGGTCCGCACTGACActcaacacgatggttggaggaagagcgcctcatcttccgcctaggaaccctccaaccacaagagatgaactcagatttcaccagtttcctcatttccccttctccagcatctgcagacctcattttctcctctgaagagcagcacacccagacccagctgtccctgtaatcctgtatttccctcGGCTAATcaatctagcctgcacacccctagacactatgggcaatttagcatggccaatccacctagcctacatatctttggactgtgggaagaaaccagaccacccagagaaaacctacacagacacacgaacatgcaaactccacaggaaGAAGTCACCTGAGGgttgaatcaaacctgggtccctggtgttgtgtggcagcagtgctaaccactgagtcattgtgccACTCTGCACAGGGAGAGTCAGCTTGGTATGTGTACTcctgagtgggacttgaaccgatAGCCTTCTGACCCAGAGATACCCACATACTACAGATTGATGAGAACAATTTGCAAGTGAGCTTTGCCAGCTCTATCTCTACAAACTCTTCCATTCCTCCAATATCTGTGTGTtgtctccaattctggcctcttgagcatccaCAATTTCTATCTCTTCAACAATAGTGGCTGCGGCTTCAGTAGTTCAAGTCCAAATCTCTGCAATTCGTCCCCCAATATCTGTGTGTCTGCCTCTTCCATCTTTCAGAAGCACTTTAAGTCCTACCTCTTGAATCAACCTTTTTATCATTTACTCTAAGATCTGTTTAGATGGCTCAGTTTGTTTGATAATGCCCCTGTGAAGACCCATGGGGCATTTTGCTGCATGGAAGGGTTATGTAGATGTAAGTCGTTCTGTTTGTCAATGTTCATCTCAGCACTTTAATTGTTTAATACACATCCTTTGCCAGAGACGTACTTGGATACACCTGGAAAGAAACTTTACCGTGAAGACCACAGGAACTCTCGATCTGGGTGGAGCTTCTACTGAAATAGCTTTTGTCCCCAAGCAGCACTCACATATGAGTGATACCGTAATAATCACGTTGTACAGTTACAACTACACTGTCTACACTCAAAGCCTGGCATGCTATGGAAGGGATGAAGCCGAGAAAATGTACAGGGCAAAAATCCTCCAGGTAAGCTGGGTGGCTCAAAATTGCTTTTTGTGCTAAGAGTCCATGGATGAAGAAAGGAGGAAATTCTATAGCACCTTCCATGGCCTCAGGACATCCAAATGTTTCTTGCgaatgaaataaagacagaaaaggtcaggcagcatctctcgTGACAgcaacagaggtaatgtttcagatctatgacctttcatcagttctgaggaaaccCCTGAAACATAAACTATAtttttgctgcatatggacagaTAAATTATTTTTGTAGTGTATTTATACTTGAGGGACAAAATATATGAGGAGGTGGAAAATTAAGAATAGCATATTTATAAATTTCCTAAATATTCCTAAGTGAGTGAAACCTAGTCCAGTGGGTACAGCTTCATATAGACTGAATTCAGAGTGAAATGTGATGATGAAATAGCTGAATTTATGTATTAAATACAAACAGAACTACATAACGTGGACTGTGACTCAGTGCATTTGTCTATACAAATTCCCAATCTAGAGACACCTGAGCAGCACTGAGGGACAGCTGCACCGTCAGATttactgtcttttggatgagaggTTAAACTAATGCTCCTCTCGAGTAACCATAAAGCAATGCCATGGCTCTATTTTAAAAAGAGCAGGGGAATTCGTCCCAATGTTCTGGCCGATATTATCCCTCAACATGCATCACCATAGTAAATAACACATTGCTATATGTGGAAGCCTGAACGCAAATTGTTTGAATCATTTCCCACATCACAACCGAGACTACTCTGCAATGGTTTTCactgactgtaaagcacttttgGTCATCTTGAGATCATGGAATTTTAGAAATACAAATAGGCCATTAAGGTCCTTGAGACTGTCCCACTgttcaattacatttaaattcactTTCCTGCTCCAAGTTTCATAACCCTGAATTCCTTCCAtattgttttttagattagattagattagaatacttacagtgtggaaacaggcccttcggcccaacaagtccacaccgccccgccgaagcgtaacccacccatacccccacatttatacccccacatttaccccttacctaacactacgggcaatttagcatggccaattcacctgacctgcacatctttggactgtgggaggaaaccggagcacccagtggaaacccacgcagacacggggagaacgtgcaaactccacacagtcagtcgcctgaggcgggaattgaacccgggtctctggcactgtgaggcagcagtgctaaccattgtgccaccgtgccgcccaaaatctTGTTGATATTTATTTTTACCAGGAGCACTATCAGCCCTCTGAGCATCTGCAGCCTGCTGAGATAAAGAATTCCAACaactatataaatgaaaaacaattctccttaTCTCGATCCTCAATGGCCGACCTCTTACCTTATCTTCTATATCCCATAATTCTTGACTCTCAAACACCTTTCAGTATCTACACTCTGAAACTTTTATGTTTCCACAGATTATCTAAATTCCAGGACTATTAAATCTATCAAAGCTCTATAAATGCATGTTTTTTCTTTGTGCTAGTTCTATTTTAGCAACTTTATCTATCTATTTATTTACCTATTCTATATAACCATATTTGCATACATCTGTCTGTTTTACCAACTCAGAACACAAAGAAAAAATCAAGCATTGAAGATCCTTGCCTTCCCTCAAACTATAATCTGACTCTCCAACTGAAGTATATATTTGATGGTTTATGCACTGCAGCTGATATACCACCGAACTATGACCCTGACATCAATGCTACATTTATAGGAACTGGAAATCCTGTTCTATGTCAGCAAAAGTTGTTGTCAATATTTAGTTTTGAATATATCAATGTTGGAGGTAATTGGACACAAGAAAAACTTCAGCCAAACATCCATGGAGATTTTGTGGTACGTTACTAAATGTTTGGAATATTTTATTTGCATTCCCGTCTTGTTTGGTCTTGAGCTTGACTTGTGACACATGTTCATCTCTATCCAAACCATATAGGCCTTTTCTGGTTTCTATTACTCAATGGAAGCCTTGAACTTAATCGGTTCCTTTCCTATAGAAACTTTCAACTCGACAGTTCAGGAATTCTGTTCGAAGAACTGGGATCAGGTAAGTGGTGGAATTTCTGTcatattgtattcactgcagaCAATTGGAGATGGTAGGGTCAGCTGTTTTGCTCAAGACTAATAGATGGTAATATTTTTAATGCCTATTAGCATGCAGCAAAACAAGCTAAGGGAATGTCATTCATCTCATTCAGAATGCATCTTGAGCTTAAAAATCTAAACTTACTCACTCACAGACATATTACATATTATTACAGGCACAGCTCATTTCATACTGCTTACAGTCACGATGTATCCTATGAAACCTACAGGTATGACATGTCATGTCTTACTTAGAGATATGACCCTTTAATACTCATGATTTGCTACATATATTAACATTCATGTTACATGCTACTTATAGGTGTGGTGTATTACACGTCCATCTGCATATATGTCCTATTGCACACTACGTCGATCACATATTACATGTTACTTATGGACATATGTCAAATGCAATGCAAATTGACAGGGACTGACACAAAACAAAAAGGTTGGGGTAGTTCTGTTACAACAGGCATTTTGTCAATGTGAATTCACTGTGACATGATTGACGAACTGTGGGCGTGGTTTCTACAGCACAAGTTTTTAAAacatgttggctgtaatgcaattaatCACTtcaagcgtgatttttctataatacagaGTTGCACAAGAATTAAACCATCGCATTATAGTAGAACTGACTGTACATCATTATCAATGCAAAAAGGAAACTAACGTTATTACGTgtcatgcaggtgcagcagttaTTTCCAAACGTGTCAGACCCATTTCGCAGATCATATTGTTTCAATGCAAACTACATCTATGCTGTACTTGTGcaaggttacaagtttgatcaAGAGAGTTGGAAATCAATAAGCTTTCAAAAAGAAGTAAGTGCAGACAGATGAAAACCTTGTTTGGTTAAAATGGCCTGTTAGTTGTTTGGCAGTGATTTATTTGGGGTGAGGAGGGATTATGCTCCAATTCTACATTTCATTCCAACTCTGGTGATGGAGATAGGAAATTCATCTCTTTTTGCAGCCAAAGTATAACAATGAACTGAAGTGATGATCAAGTTGAATTTTAATAATCCCACTGTACAAAATCACACCAGAAAGGTGAACCAAGTCTGGGTGTCATcgcttttaaattttcaaaattttcagctaTGTGTCAGATTGTGCCTTTGTACTTGTGAGACACTGACTAAACCATTTAGTGTTGTTTTCAGTCACAAACTCATACTTTaaagcacaggaggaggccattcagccattgtgtCCGTGCCAGTCAACAGAGATCtaactacattaatcccattttccagcttttgacaCATAGCCCTGGAGGCTATAACAAAACAAGTGAATATccaaagtgaatttttaaacattACAATTTCTGACTCAACCAGCTTTTCAAACCAGTGAGATGCAGAGTGAAAAATGAACTTTTGGACTCTCCGCTTGGTCTCCTCCCTCTTGCCTTACTTTTATACCCACTGATTATTGACCTTTCTACTATTGGAAAAAAATGCTATGTCCCTCACAATACTATACACTTCTCTCACTTGCCCTCTCAACCATTGTTgcaccaaggaaaacagccctatccATCTTCGTCATACTTcacaccctccaatccaggcaatatcctggtaaatctcctttgcaccctctccagtatgACCACATCCTTCAGAGAAATGTAATTATCAGACTGGGTGGcgcggtggttagcactgctgcctcacagtgccagagacctgggttcaattcctgcctcaggcaactgtctgtgtggagtttacacattctccccatgtcagtgtgggtttcctcccactgtccaaaaatgtgcaggttaggtgaagtttccatgctaaattgcccgtagtgttaggtgaaggggtaaatgtaggggaatgggtctgggtgggttgctcttcagagggtcagtggaacttgttgggccaaaggacctgtttccacactgtaagtaatctaatctaatcaaactgcatgcaatactccagttgtggctgaATCAGTGCACATACAGTACCAGAGTAACCACTTTGCTGTTGTATTGTATGCCTTGCCTAATAAGGGAAAGTATTCCATGTGTCTCCTTAATCATTTTATCAAACTGCCCTACTACTTTCAAGGATTTGTGAAAATGCATACTaagatccctctgatcttcagtattttCCAGGGTCCATTAGACTTTAACAGGACACTATCCCATGGGTTTTCCAGATCAAATTCCACTTGCCACAGCTCTGCTGAGCTGTGACTGTTCCATAACATGCTTCTGCAGTTCACAGCTATCCTCTTCACTCCTTACCACCCTACTAATTTTTGAGTCATCCCTGAACTTCTCAATCATACCCCTAtatttaagtccaaatcattaatgaacaccacaaacagcaagggccccagtACTGAGTCATGTGGAACCCCACTGAAAATTGACTTCCAGTTACAGAAACATCTCTCTACTTCCAAACTGTCAGACAATTTTGGATGCAACATTCCACATTGCCTTTATTTCTATAGGCCCATATTTACTTggccagtctgccatgagggatcttatcaaaagccttgtatAGGCAGTTGGGAGAAAGCACATCAGAATGAGGCACAGCTGGAGTGAGTGTGTTTCGGAAATGTTGGAACACCATGAGAATTCAGTGCAGATGggaagaagtgtttttttttgcattttattcTTTGCTTCATAGTTTGTAAGGTTTAAGTGGACAAATTAAAGCCCAGCACAAAACAAAGAATAACATCACAGGAAAAcataagttcattggttggtgTCAGCTGATAATTTGAATACCTATTTTGAATTGCTTTCAGGTTAAAGATGAATAGGATAAATATCTTACAGATGAAAAAATTAAAGACCAGTAAAATCGGTACTTTAGAAAATTAAGAACAAAGTAAATTAAATAGAGATGCAGAGCCAGGCAATGTGTTGTACCTGACTGACGTGGGAATTgatggaccccattgtggttgatagtgaccacatctgtagcaagtacTGGTTGCTTGAGGAAATCTGGCTCTGAGCTGATAAGATGGAATCTGAGCTTCCAACACTGTGTCTTATCggggagggggaagagttacGTGGATGCTATGTTTCAAGAGACAGTCACAATCGCTAGATTAACGACCTTAAATTTGGAAGGTGTGACTATGAGCAAAGCAGGTACACGAATAGAGGATGTAATTGTACAAGAACCTCCACCGCTGTCCTCatccaacaggtttgagattcttgttcCCTGTCTCGATGAGAGTGAGTgatgtagggaggatgagcaaactgaccgcAGCACTGTGGTATATTCAatgagggtggggagagaaaagagaaatattgTTGTAATTAGGCATAGTATAGTCAGGATCTAGACAATTTGACTGCCCGGCtccaggatatctcatctggattgcagaggaacttggagtgggaggggacaGATTCAGGTACAATGGTTCATGTAGATTCCAATGACAGATAGAAAGAGGAATGAGGTTCTTGTGAGGGTATTAAAGTGAACTGAATTAATTTTATTGTACACAAACAACTTGTTGCTAAATtcgaaagcagaaacaaaaagttaataatctctagattattccctgagccatgagctaattggcacaggatcAATAAGTTTAAACCAGTAAATGCATATTTCAAAGATTGATATGAGAGAAATGAGTTTCACTTCATGAGCATTAGCTCCAGTATTGGGGAAGGAGGGAAGTGTTACAATGGGATCTGCTCCAGCTGATTAATTCTGGGACTGGGGTCTGGCAATAACCACAGCTGTAAGTAGGGCTCTAAACTAAATTGTGTCAGGTAAGGTCCATTTACATGGGAAATGAGATAAGCAAATTtaaaggagaaagcaggagtggaGATTAGTGGATAAGGCTTATTGTAACCAGAAAGTAAAAGGAAGTGACAGAATGTGTGAATATCATATTGCACCAAGCAATTGTACAAGAGTAGGGAAA contains the following coding sequences:
- the entpd3 gene encoding ectonucleoside triphosphate diphosphohydrolase 3 isoform X3: MKQFDRVNHEKLFPQSGRSITRGHKLKIIGERTKGEYGIVFDAGASCTTLYVYRWPAEKENNTGVVSEFHLCHVKGPDISSYDKEPVQAAHSMEWCLNRTIEKIPAEKHNSTPVYFGATAGMRLLQLENQRAAATILTEIENFLRSSPFDFKGAHILSGKEEGVYGWITANYLLDNLQQRRTWIHLERNFTVKTTGTLDLGGASTEIAFVPKQHSHMSDTVIITLYSYNYTVYTQSLACYGRDEAEKMYRAKILQNTKKKSSIEDPCLPSNYNLTLQLKYIFDGLCTAADIPPNYDPDINATFIGTGNPVLCQQKLLSIFSFEYINVGGNWTQEKLQPNIHGDFVAFSGFYYSMEALNLIGSFPIETFNSTVQEFCSKNWDQVQQLFPNVSDPFRRSYCFNANYIYAVLVQGYKFDQESWKSISFQKEVKNSSIGWSLGYMLNLTNLIPSENQVIQTPMSEGVFCGLLFLFSTLVVFCSIFICMSIIRFF
- the entpd3 gene encoding ectonucleoside triphosphate diphosphohydrolase 3 isoform X2, whose product is MGLERPLVVAIIVLFSSVIIVVTISLLQQMKKIALPVGYKYGIVFDAGASCTTLYVYRWPAEKENNTGVVSEFHLCHVKGPDISSYDKEPVQAAHSMEWCLNRTIEKIPAEKHNSTPVYFGATAGMRLLQLENQRAAATILTEIENFLRSSPFDFKGAHILSGKEEGVYGWITANYLLDNLQQRRTWIHLERNFTVKTTGTLDLGGASTEIAFVPKQHSHMSDTVIITLYSYNYTVYTQSLACYGRDEAEKMYRAKILQNTKKKSSIEDPCLPSNYNLTLQLKYIFDGLCTAADIPPNYDPDINATFIGTGNPVLCQQKLLSIFSFEYINVGGNWTQEKLQPNIHGDFVAFSGFYYSMEALNLIGSFPIETFNSTVQEFCSKNWDQVQQLFPNVSDPFRRSYCFNANYIYAVLVQGYKFDQESWKSISFQKEVKNSSIGWSLGYMLNLTNLIPSENQVIQTPMSEGVFCGLLFLFSTLVVFCSIFICMSIIRFF